CTATTTTATTTATAACTTCTACCGCAACAGCAGCTGCTGCAGGATCTATTCTATCTCTATCAGCATATGGTAATACTACATTAGCAGGTAAATCTAGCATTTCAGCATATATAGTAAATAATGCTAGCGGCCCTACCATAATCAATTGCTTTTCTAGTAATGGATAATCTAAATTTATTGAACTCTTTGATGTTTTTAACCATCTTAATTTTTCCTCTTTTTCTCTATATCTCTTATCTAAACCACCTATCAGTAATATGTTTTTAACACCTAACTTATTTAGCCATCTTATAGTATCTTTAGCGAAATCATTCCAATCTTTTTGAACAGGAACTAAATGATTTAGTAGGACAATCGTGTTATACTCTTTATCATAAAATAGATCTAATGGGGTAGCTATTCCATAATCATCAAGAAAAGTAACATCTCTTAAATTCTTAGTTGCTATAAATCCTATTCTTTGCATATTTCTTTTCAAAACTATATATCTTGAAGCTAAATATCCTACTTCTCCTATTGTCCTAAATCCAGTTATGAATGTAGCTCCTTTTAATTCATTTTCTGATAGTTTAAGTATTAGTTCCATTTTTATTCCTCTCCTTTACTACTAAAGCTATTCCTCTCTTATATTCCATTATCTCTTCAGCAGATAATTTTAATCTTCCTACAGCTATAACGTTATCATTCTCGTTTACAATAATTCCTTGATCTCCAGCTCTTAGTTCATGATCTATCTGCTTAACATGCTTACAAAAAACATTTCCCGATTCTTGAATAGCTTTAGCTATTTCGTTTGATACAACAAGTCTTAATTTATAAGGTTTTACACATTCTACAATTTTATTTGCAGAATTAATTGTTAATGAAAATAAATTATCTTGAGCTCTTAGTACTAAAAATAAATTCTTTCTATTATCTAGAATATTTCTTATTCTATCTGTGTTTATAGATCTTTGAATATAAAAGCTTTGTTCTGAAAAAATACAATCAGCAATATCATATCCGAACTGATATGAAAAAATATCTTGAAGATAACTTAACTCTTTTTTGCTTGCTCTTTTAGGTTCAGTTACAAATTCAATCATACGTACTTCTCTTCCCTTCCTTTATATTCAGATTTTTTCTTGCTTTTAATTCTATTAATTGCCTCTATAAATTGTTTCATACTTATTTCTCTTTTACCTTCTCTTATAGATATATAACCTGCTTCAGTGCATATATTTCTAATTTCAGCTCCACTCAATCCTTCACTTAACTTAGCTAGGGTATCTAAATCTATATCATTACTTACTTTCATTTTACTTGTATATATCTTGAAAATTTGCTTTCTTCCTTCAATATTAGGTAATGGAATTTCTATTAATCTATCAAATCTTCCAGGTCTTAGTAATGCAGGATCTAGAATATCTATTCTATTCGTAGCTGCTATTATTTTTACGTTATCCAATGGTTGGAATCCATCTAATTCTGCTAATAATTGCATTAATGTTCTTTGTATTTCTCTCTCTCCACTAGTTCCTAAATCTACTCTTTTAGCCCCTATTGCATCTATTTCGTCTATAAATACTATTGAAGGAGCCTTTTTCCTTGCTAGTTCGAATACTTCTCTAACTACCTTTGCCCCCTCTCCTACAAATTTCTGAGCAAATTCTGATGCTATGACATGAATAAAAGTAGCGTTACTTTCAGTTGCTACAGCCTTAGCTAACATAGTTTTTCCAGTACCAGGTGGACCAAAAAGTAAAACTCCTTTAGGTGGCTGAATTCCTAGTTCTTTAAATATCTCTGGGTTTTTCAATGGCATTTCTATTACTTCCCTTAACTCTTGAATTTGCTCATCTAATCCTCCTATTTCTGAATATTTTACGTTTGGTTTTTCTGATACTTCCATAGATTTTATAAATGGTTCTTCTCTTTCAGGTAAAATTTTTACTATTGCAGAACCTCTTTGATTCAAAGCTACAGACATACCTACCTTAATATCATTCATTGCAATCTCATTACTTACAGAAACTATTAGATTAGGACCAGATGTGCTTCTTACTACTACTTTTCCGTCATCCAATATATCCAATACCGTAGCCTCTATTAAAGGTGGACTTAATAATTTCTCTAGCTCTGATTTATAATAATTTAGTTCTTTTCTTAAACTTTCAGCTTCAGTTTGTAGCGCATTAATTTTTTCCTCTAATAATCTTATTATTTGTTCATAATTATCGGAATTATCCCTAGAAACATCTAATTCTCCAGACAAACTTAATCCATATCAGTTATTGATTAGATAGACTAAAAATGTTTGTCACTATTTATTACTTGTGAATACCCAAAAACAGCCACAAAGATATTGCGAGTTATGTGGAATGCCAATTTCAGGTAAAGGTATAACAGTAGTGTATGAAGGTAGTGTATTGACCATCTGTAATACTTGTTATTCTAAAATTAAAAAACACGCGAAAATATACGAAGAGAAGCCTAGTCCTAAACTAAATATTCAAAAAAATATTCCATCAAATAATACACAGAAAAGTCAAGAGATAGAAATAGAAATTGTAGATGATTATTTTAAGATAATAAAGGAAGCTAGAGAAAGAATGGGTTTATCTACTAAACAACTAGCAGAAAAAATGAAAGTTTCAGAAAATATAATAAAAAGGTTTGAACAAGGAAAACTAAAGCCAACTATAGATCAAGCAAAAGCTTTAGAAAAAATTCTTTCAATAAGAATTTTAATTACTGTATCACAAGAAAACGAAAATTCTAAATCGTCAAAAAATTTTGAATTAACTCTAGGGGATATAGTGAACTTTAGAGAGGACAAAAAATGAAAGCTATACTCTTTGTATCCGAAGACTTTAAAGAAGAAGCAGAAATCTTATCTGAGACAGCAGGATATGAAATAGATGCAATATATAAATTGCCAAAAAAACCAAATCCAAAATACTATATTCAGGAAAATAGAGTAGATGAAATTTCAGGTTTAAAAAATATAGATGCAGTAATAATATTTGATTTGCTTAAGCCTAGATACTTTATTAATTTGAATAAAGTATTAAATGGAATAAAAATACTTGATAAATTATTATTATTATTAGAAATTTTTGCTTTACATGCAGGATCTAAAGAAGCTCAACTACAAATAGAACTAGCAAAATTAAAGTATGAACTACCTATAATTAAAGATGTCTATAAAAGGCATAAGATATCAGAGCAGCAAGGTCTTTTAGGTGCAGGAGTTTATGGAGTAGAATCAATTTTAAGATTATATTATAGAAAAATATCTAGAATTACAAAAGAACTTGAGCAAATGAAAAATATAAGAGAGCTTCAAGTACAAGACAGAGAAAAACAAGGTTTTCCCACACTAGCAATAACTGGATATACAAATGCAGGAAAAACATCCATTTTTAACGCTTTAACTGGATTAAAACAGAAAGTAGATTCCTCAATGTTTACGACAACTTCACCAAAGAGATATAGAATGACATTCAATAGTAAAAGCATACTATTAATAGATACAGTAGGTTTTATAAGAGGAATTCCTCCACAAATAATTGAAGCATTCTTTGTAACTTTATCAGAAATAAAATATGCTGGAATGATATTGCTTGTAGTCGATATTTCTTTAGAAGATACATTATTATTAGAAATGATAAAATCATCATTTAATATATTAAGAGAACTAGGAATTTCCGGAAAACCAATACTTATAGCAGCAAATAAAGTAGATAAACTAAAAAATAAAGAAGATATAAATAATAAGTTAGATCTAATTTACAAAGTAAGTAGTGAGATTTATTCTCCAATACTCGGCGTAATACCTACATCAGCAAAGACCATGTATAACATTGAAAATCTTAAGATAAAAATTAGTGAAGCCGTAGCTGAATACTATGATACTAAAAAAATTAATTAAGTTGATATATAAACTTTTGTCAAAAGATATAAATGTGAAAAGCAAAAGATATAGTAGTGAATAGTTTTGGCCTCCTCTGACGTAGACAACCTAATACTAAATTTAGCAAAAGATCTATTAGGTGAAGATATATCAGACTTATTACAATTCTTATTATCAAAGAAGGTAGAAATGACTGATGACGAAATAGCTAACGAGCTAGGTATAAAAGTTAACGAAATCAGAAAGAAACTTTATCTTCTTGCAGATCAAGGATTAGTAAGTTATAGAAGAAGTAGAGATAAAGATACTGGATGGTACGTATATTATTGGAAAGTAAATGTTGACCAAATAAACGAAGTGTTAATAAATAGAAAAAGAGAAATATTAGGAAAATTAAAGTCTAGGCTAGAATATGAATCTAATAACGAATTTTATATCTGTCCAGAGGATAAGAGCAAATATCCATTCGAAGAA
This genomic window from Acidianus manzaensis contains:
- the hflX gene encoding GTPase HflX, which codes for MKAILFVSEDFKEEAEILSETAGYEIDAIYKLPKKPNPKYYIQENRVDEISGLKNIDAVIIFDLLKPRYFINLNKVLNGIKILDKLLLLLEIFALHAGSKEAQLQIELAKLKYELPIIKDVYKRHKISEQQGLLGAGVYGVESILRLYYRKISRITKELEQMKNIRELQVQDREKQGFPTLAITGYTNAGKTSIFNALTGLKQKVDSSMFTTTSPKRYRMTFNSKSILLIDTVGFIRGIPPQIIEAFFVTLSEIKYAGMILLVVDISLEDTLLLEMIKSSFNILRELGISGKPILIAANKVDKLKNKEDINNKLDLIYKVSSEIYSPILGVIPTSAKTMYNIENLKIKISEAVAEYYDTKKIN
- a CDS encoding multiprotein bridging factor aMBF1; this encodes MPISGKGITVVYEGSVLTICNTCYSKIKKHAKIYEEKPSPKLNIQKNIPSNNTQKSQEIEIEIVDDYFKIIKEARERMGLSTKQLAEKMKVSENIIKRFEQGKLKPTIDQAKALEKILSIRILITVSQENENSKSSKNFELTLGDIVNFREDKK
- a CDS encoding proteasome assembly chaperone family protein; its protein translation is MELILKLSENELKGATFITGFRTIGEVGYLASRYIVLKRNMQRIGFIATKNLRDVTFLDDYGIATPLDLFYDKEYNTIVLLNHLVPVQKDWNDFAKDTIRWLNKLGVKNILLIGGLDKRYREKEEKLRWLKTSKSSINLDYPLLEKQLIMVGPLALFTIYAEMLDLPANVVLPYADRDRIDPAAAAVAVEVINKIVGFNVDTTELYEDAKKLEEELQKQLESIQKEINKSGLDRHYM
- a CDS encoding proteasome-activating nucleotidase, with protein sequence MSGELDVSRDNSDNYEQIIRLLEEKINALQTEAESLRKELNYYKSELEKLLSPPLIEATVLDILDDGKVVVRSTSGPNLIVSVSNEIAMNDIKVGMSVALNQRGSAIVKILPEREEPFIKSMEVSEKPNVKYSEIGGLDEQIQELREVIEMPLKNPEIFKELGIQPPKGVLLFGPPGTGKTMLAKAVATESNATFIHVIASEFAQKFVGEGAKVVREVFELARKKAPSIVFIDEIDAIGAKRVDLGTSGEREIQRTLMQLLAELDGFQPLDNVKIIAATNRIDILDPALLRPGRFDRLIEIPLPNIEGRKQIFKIYTSKMKVSNDIDLDTLAKLSEGLSGAEIRNICTEAGYISIREGKREISMKQFIEAINRIKSKKKSEYKGREEKYV
- the tfe gene encoding transcription factor E, which encodes MLNLAKDLLGEDISDLLQFLLSKKVEMTDDEIANELGIKVNEIRKKLYLLADQGLVSYRRSRDKDTGWYVYYWKVNVDQINEVLINRKREILGKLKSRLEYESNNEFYICPEDKSKYPFEEAFENEFKCPKCGSQLTYYDSLKVRKILEEKINQLESEIEEETKRGAKSS
- a CDS encoding PUA domain-containing protein encodes the protein MIEFVTEPKRASKKELSYLQDIFSYQFGYDIADCIFSEQSFYIQRSINTDRIRNILDNRKNLFLVLRAQDNLFSLTINSANKIVECVKPYKLRLVVSNEIAKAIQESGNVFCKHVKQIDHELRAGDQGIIVNENDNVIAVGRLKLSAEEIMEYKRGIALVVKERNKNGTNT